The Nitrospirota bacterium DNA window CTTTCGGAATCTTCAGCACTGTGGCTACGGGGTGAACAGAGTCATAATCAGATCGTGCAAGACTGTTCATAGTCGATCAGTTTGGTGATTTTCGGATTCGGGCCACAAAGGACACATTTTGGGTCTTTCTTGGTTCTGACTTCCCTGAAATCCATGTCCAGAGCATCGTAAATCAGGAGTCGTTTTGACAGCGATTCACCTATTCCGATGATCTCTTTAATGGCTTCGGTTGCTTGCAGAACCCCAATTGTTCCGGCCAGTACACCTAATACACCGGCTTCCTGACAGCTTGGTATCATTCCGGCAGGAGGAGGTTCGGGATAGAGACAGCGATAACAGGGATTATCGGCGGTAGGCTTAATGGTGGTCAACTGTCCTTCAAATCGGAAGATGCTTCCGGAAATCAGGGTCTTCTTTAATAGAAAACAGGCATCGTTTACCAAAAACCGCGTTGGAAAATTATCAGAACCATCCAATACGATATCGTAATCCTTGATCAAATCCAGGATATTTTCTGAAGAGATTCGTCCCTTGATCGGACGAATGGTAATATCCGGATTGAGAGCGGACAGGGTCGCCTTCGCCGAATCGACTTTATGAACATCAATCGTTTTTGTGGAATGGAGAATCTGTCTCTGAAGATTGGAAAGGTCGACGGTGTCGTTGTCAATTATCCCGATGGTGCCGACACCGGCCGCCGCGAGATAAAGCGCTACCGGAGATCCCAGTCCTCCCGCACCGATACAAAACACCTTTGCATTGAGAAGTTTTTCTTGTCCCTTCCCTCCGATTTCCTGAAGGATGATGTTACGGCTATATCTCTCCACCTGCTGATCTGTCATGGTCATGGCATTCCTCTATTCGATGATATCTCTTTCTATCGGATCGACGGTAATTCCGGTTTTCTTCATAAAGATGACCGCCTTTTCAATTTCGTCAATTTCGCCCTGGAGTTCCAAATCCATCCAACCTGTTTTTTCACTGACATCTGCCCGCCGGATGTTCGGGATGACCGAAAATTCTTTTCCGATCAGATAAATAACCGGTTCCTTGATCTTCTGTTCCGGAAAGGTAATGTGAAATTTGAGGCTTTTTTGCGATCCCCCCGCAATTGCCGGAACGATGGAAACCTCATCGCCGTCTTTCAAGTCAGTCTCTTTTCCCTTGATAAACCGGATATCTTCTTGGTTCACATAAATATTTACGAACCGCCTCAATTCCCCATTTTCGTCGCAAATCCGGTCTTTAATTCCCGGGTAGGTTTTTTCCAGAAGATTGATCATTTCCAGGATATTATTTCCTGATATTTCTATTTCACCGGCTCCCTGCGTTATCTTCCTAAGCGGAGTGGGGATTTTTACCGTAATTGCCATGTCGTGTGCCTTTATTTTTTTGATTTAAATCGTTTTTCGAAAGCCGATAAAGAGGGTTCGATTTCAACCGGATGACCGACGGAATCGGCAACCGCTTCCTGGGTCTTTAGCCCGTTTCCTGTAATATAAGCTACTGTGACTTCATTCTTTTTAATCGTCCCCTGTTTCACCAGTTTAGAGAGAACGGCGATCGTTACACCGCCGGCGGTTTCTGCAAAGACTCCTTCTGTCCTGGCGAGGAGGTGGATTCCCTCCACGATCTCTTTATCATTGACCATCTCAATCTCTCCTTCTGTTTCAAGGGCAGTTCTGAGAGCATAGTAGCCGTCCGCGGGATTCCCAATAGCGAGCGACTTGGCAATGGTTTTCGGTTTGATCGGCTTGATGAAGTCGCTTTTTGCCTTAAATGCGGTTGCAACCGGTGAACACCCTTCAGCCTGGGCTCCATTGATCCGGGTTTTCACATTCCCGACAAGTCCCATTTTTTCAAATTCTTTCAAACCCTTAAAGATCTTGGTTAAGAGCGATCCGGAGGCAATCGGGACGACCACCTGATCGGGAGCATTCCACCCGAGCTGTTCAACGGTTTCGAAGGCTAATGTTTTGGAACCTTCGGCGTAATAGGGACGAATATTGATGTTGACAAACGCCCAGGGGTATTCGCTGGCAATTTCACTGCAGAGACGGTTGACATCGTCATAGGTTCCCTTTACGGCAATGACGGTCGGTGCATAAATCAGGTTGCCCAGTATCTTTGCAGCTTCCAGGTCATAGGGAATAAAGACATATCCCTTGAATCTCCCTTCTGCGGCATGTGCGGAAACCGAATTGGCAAGATTGCCGGTAGAAGCACAAGCGACCGTTTCGAATCCTAACTCCTTGGCCCGCGTCAGAGCAACGGCCACCACACGGTCTTTAAAGGAAAGAGTGGGGTGGTTAACCGTATCATTCTTAATATAGAGATGGTCCAGGCCGAGATGTGCCCCGAGATTTTTCGCTTCAATTAACGGAGTCATTCCGGCATGGCGTCCGATCGTGGCTTCACCTTCCACGGGAAGGAGATCAATATAACGCCAGAGGCTGAGCGGACCGGACTGGATCTTTTCTTTAGAAATTTGCTTTTTTATCCAGTCGTAATTGTAATCCACCTCGAGCGGGCCGAAGCAAAATTCACAAACATGAATTGCTTTAGCCGGATATTGTTTGCCGCATTCCCGGCATTTTAGACCTTTAATTTTCATGAAGTTTGACACACTCGCTGTTCGGATTCGGTCAGAGTGGTAATTTCCGGTTTTTCGCCGCAGAGCGGACATCGTGGATTTTTAGGGACCCGGATTTTTCTGAATTTCATCAGCAGGGCATCATGTGTCAGCAGCTGATCGGTTAAGAGGTTTCCCGCTTTCAGGATGATTTTAAACACTTCGGTGGCCTGCAAGGTACCGATAATTCCAGCCACCCCTCCAAGCACTCCCGCTTCCTGGCACGAAGGGACCAGTCCGTCGGGCGGCGGCTCTTTAAAGAGGCATCGATAACAGGCCGTCTTTCCCGGAAGGATGGTCATCATCTGCCCCGTGAAACGGAGGATTCCGCCATGAATCATCGGTTTTTTGGTGAAAAACGCGGCGTCATTGATGAGGAATTTACTGCTGAAGTTATCGGTTCCGTCGAGAATGATGTCATACTGCTTAAAAATTTCGATTGCATTCTTGGCCGTTAACCGTTCCTGGTAGGTGATCACTTTCACATCGGGGTTGATCTCTTCAATTTTTTTCTTTGCAGAAAGTACCTTTGGTGTATTGACGTCTGTGGTATGGTGGATCACCTGTCGCTGAAGGTTGCTAAGGTCGACCAGGTCCCCGTCGATTATTCCGAGTGTCCCCACTCCGCCAGCGCCAAGATAAAGGCCGGCCGGAGAACCAAGGCCTCCCGCACCGACAATAAGCACTTTAGCCTCTGAAATTCGGATCTGTCCCTTTCCTCCCACTTCCGGAAGGAGGATATGCCGGCTGTATCGTTTAATTTGGTCTTCGGTAAATTCAAACATAGTTCTCTTTCTGTCTGCCGTGGCTTAGAGCTGATTTAGAGACCTCTTGAAGCCAAACTTCCTCAGGCAGCATCAATAATTTCAATTAACCTCGTTAAATATTGAAATATTTCTCCATGCTGATATATCGTTCTCCGGTGTCGCAAAGAATCGTCACGATGTTCTTGTTCGGTCCGATCTCTCTTGCGACCTGAAGGGCCGCAAAGGTATTGGCGCCGGCAGAAATACCGACCATCATTCCTTCTTCCTTCGCAAGGCGTTTGGAAGTTCTGTAGGCGTCGTCGTCCGTGACGGTGATCACCCTGTCGAGAATTTTCCGGTTTAATACAGGAGGAATAAATCCCGCTCCAATTCCCTGAATCTTGTGAGGACCAGGCATTCCTCCCGAGAGAACCGGAGAAGTGGCCGGCTCGACGGCGATTACCTGGATCTTCGGATTGCGTGACTTAAGGACTTCTCCCACACCGGTTATCGTTCCACCTGTCCCCACACCTGCTACGAAAGCATCGATCTTTCCATCCAGATCGTTCCAGATTTCCACGGCTGTTGTCTTTCGATGAATTTCCGGGTTGGCACTATTTGTAAACTGGTTGGGCATGAAATAGTCCGGGTGTTTTGCCAGGATCTCCTTTGATTCTTTGATCGACCCCTGCATCCCTTCATAGGCGGGGGTCAGAACCAGTTCTACGCCATACGAGTTTAGTAAACTGACCCTTTCCTGACTCATACTTTCCGGCATGACGAGAATCATTTTATATCCTCGAATGGAGGCAATGAGCGCCAATCCAATTCCCGTATTTCCACTGGTTGCTTCCAGAATCGTTCCACCTGGTTTTAGAAGACCACTTTTTTCCGCTTCATTGATCATATTCAAACAGATACGGTCTTTGACACTTCCCCCCGGATTCATATATTCCGCTTTTCCGTAAACAATGCCAAACCCTTTTTCGCTTAATCGGTTGAGCTGGATCAAGGGTGTATTCCCGATGGCATGGGTCGCATCCTGGTAGTATGAAGATTTCATTTTCCTCCTCCCATATAAAATAAAAATTCAACTACATCGCCTTCCTTTAAGGAAGAGGATTCGAATTCATTTCGGTCCAATATTTTTGAATTTAATTCAACGGAAACCATCCGGGGTTCTATTTTTTTGGAAACAAGGAGGTCATGTATGGTCTCTTTTTCAAATTCTTCAAATTTTCCGT harbors:
- the moeB gene encoding molybdopterin-synthase adenylyltransferase MoeB, whose protein sequence is MTMTDQQVERYSRNIILQEIGGKGQEKLLNAKVFCIGAGGLGSPVALYLAAAGVGTIGIIDNDTVDLSNLQRQILHSTKTIDVHKVDSAKATLSALNPDITIRPIKGRISSENILDLIKDYDIVLDGSDNFPTRFLVNDACFLLKKTLISGSIFRFEGQLTTIKPTADNPCYRCLYPEPPPAGMIPSCQEAGVLGVLAGTIGVLQATEAIKEIIGIGESLSKRLLIYDALDMDFREVRTKKDPKCVLCGPNPKITKLIDYEQSCTI
- a CDS encoding MoaD family protein; translated protein: MAITVKIPTPLRKITQGAGEIEISGNNILEMINLLEKTYPGIKDRICDENGELRRFVNIYVNQEDIRFIKGKETDLKDGDEVSIVPAIAGGSQKSLKFHITFPEQKIKEPVIYLIGKEFSVIPNIRRADVSEKTGWMDLELQGEIDEIEKAVIFMKKTGITVDPIERDIIE
- a CDS encoding threonine synthase, encoding MSALRRKTGNYHSDRIRTASVSNFMKIKGLKCRECGKQYPAKAIHVCEFCFGPLEVDYNYDWIKKQISKEKIQSGPLSLWRYIDLLPVEGEATIGRHAGMTPLIEAKNLGAHLGLDHLYIKNDTVNHPTLSFKDRVVAVALTRAKELGFETVACASTGNLANSVSAHAAEGRFKGYVFIPYDLEAAKILGNLIYAPTVIAVKGTYDDVNRLCSEIASEYPWAFVNINIRPYYAEGSKTLAFETVEQLGWNAPDQVVVPIASGSLLTKIFKGLKEFEKMGLVGNVKTRINGAQAEGCSPVATAFKAKSDFIKPIKPKTIAKSLAIGNPADGYYALRTALETEGEIEMVNDKEIVEGIHLLARTEGVFAETAGGVTIAVLSKLVKQGTIKKNEVTVAYITGNGLKTQEAVADSVGHPVEIEPSLSAFEKRFKSKK
- the moeB gene encoding molybdopterin-synthase adenylyltransferase MoeB; the encoded protein is MFEFTEDQIKRYSRHILLPEVGGKGQIRISEAKVLIVGAGGLGSPAGLYLGAGGVGTLGIIDGDLVDLSNLQRQVIHHTTDVNTPKVLSAKKKIEEINPDVKVITYQERLTAKNAIEIFKQYDIILDGTDNFSSKFLINDAAFFTKKPMIHGGILRFTGQMMTILPGKTACYRCLFKEPPPDGLVPSCQEAGVLGGVAGIIGTLQATEVFKIILKAGNLLTDQLLTHDALLMKFRKIRVPKNPRCPLCGEKPEITTLTESEQRVCQTS
- the cysK gene encoding cysteine synthase A; this encodes MKSSYYQDATHAIGNTPLIQLNRLSEKGFGIVYGKAEYMNPGGSVKDRICLNMINEAEKSGLLKPGGTILEATSGNTGIGLALIASIRGYKMILVMPESMSQERVSLLNSYGVELVLTPAYEGMQGSIKESKEILAKHPDYFMPNQFTNSANPEIHRKTTAVEIWNDLDGKIDAFVAGVGTGGTITGVGEVLKSRNPKIQVIAVEPATSPVLSGGMPGPHKIQGIGAGFIPPVLNRKILDRVITVTDDDAYRTSKRLAKEEGMMVGISAGANTFAALQVAREIGPNKNIVTILCDTGERYISMEKYFNI
- the thiS gene encoding sulfur carrier protein ThiS, whose product is MRLKVNGKFEEFEKETIHDLLVSKKIEPRMVSVELNSKILDRNEFESSSLKEGDVVEFLFYMGGGK